From the genome of Sphingobacterium kitahiroshimense, one region includes:
- a CDS encoding aldo/keto reductase, whose product MSEIKKIKLGSQGLIVPAVGLGCMGMTDMLGGNMYGKAVESDSISTIHRSLELGGNFLDTADLYGPLINEQLVGKATRSNRQNYIIATKFGFEIDDHNQLTWQFNGSKAYVKKAVERSLKNLNTDYIDLYYLHRLDKNTPIEETVEAMAELVKEGKVKYIGLSEVSSATIRRAQAVYPLTAVQTEYSLFERSIEETDVKATLAELGIGLVAYSPLGRGFLSGQFKKTEDFPKNDFRRTSPKYMSDQLKKNVELLEEIEKMASEKGVTSTQLALAWTISKGAIPIPGTKRVKYVEQNISATYLELSTDDLIRLESIIPLGTPTGNRYDDAGMQAIDNA is encoded by the coding sequence ATGTCAGAAATAAAAAAAATAAAATTAGGCAGTCAGGGGCTAATTGTACCAGCTGTAGGTTTAGGCTGTATGGGTATGACAGACATGCTGGGTGGCAATATGTATGGTAAAGCCGTTGAAAGTGATTCCATATCAACGATACACCGCTCCTTGGAGCTTGGAGGTAATTTTCTTGATACCGCAGACTTGTACGGTCCATTGATAAATGAACAATTGGTAGGGAAAGCAACCAGGAGCAATCGTCAGAACTATATTATAGCCACAAAATTTGGCTTTGAGATAGATGACCACAACCAGCTTACATGGCAGTTTAACGGTAGCAAAGCGTATGTAAAAAAAGCCGTAGAGAGGTCGCTTAAAAATTTGAACACCGATTATATAGACCTGTATTACCTGCACCGTCTCGATAAAAACACCCCTATTGAAGAGACTGTTGAAGCAATGGCAGAACTAGTCAAGGAGGGTAAGGTAAAATATATTGGCCTATCTGAAGTATCTTCCGCCACAATTCGTAGGGCCCAAGCCGTATATCCGTTGACCGCTGTACAGACGGAATATTCGCTATTTGAGCGAAGCATCGAAGAGACCGACGTAAAGGCAACTTTAGCAGAACTTGGTATCGGTCTTGTGGCCTATTCGCCACTTGGAAGAGGCTTTTTATCTGGACAGTTCAAAAAAACGGAAGATTTTCCGAAAAACGATTTCAGAAGAACATCTCCCAAGTATATGAGCGATCAACTAAAAAAGAACGTTGAACTACTTGAGGAAATAGAGAAGATGGCTTCAGAAAAAGGAGTAACAAGTACCCAATTGGCATTGGCATGGACCATTTCAAAAGGGGCAATTCCTATACCTGGAACCAAACGTGTAAAATATGTAGAGCAGAATATTTCTGCTACCTATCTGGAATTAAGCACCGATGATTTGATCCGTCTGGAAAGTATCATTCCATTAGGAACCCCAACGGGTAACAGATATGACGATGCGGGAATGCAGGCCATTGATAATGCATAA
- a CDS encoding putative quinol monooxygenase, with product MESKIIDMIFTFTVKEGKQKLYEEVMAEQIAIAKTETGTLVYDIFRKPDGSYCQHERYASEDACQEHNKNTALQLAEWFELTEISQIIALGPLSESFKEQFGVENYLLFVSANK from the coding sequence ATGGAAAGTAAAATTATTGACATGATATTCACCTTCACGGTAAAAGAAGGAAAGCAGAAACTTTACGAAGAAGTAATGGCAGAACAAATTGCCATTGCAAAAACAGAAACGGGAACATTGGTATATGATATTTTCAGAAAACCAGATGGCAGTTATTGCCAGCATGAACGCTACGCAAGCGAAGATGCATGCCAGGAACACAACAAGAATACAGCTCTACAGCTGGCAGAATGGTTTGAGTTGACGGAGATTTCTCAGATAATTGCATTAGGTCCGCTAAGCGAATCATTCAAGGAACAGTTTGGCGTAGAAAATTATCTGCTTTTTGTATCGGCGAACAAATAA
- a CDS encoding aldo/keto reductase, with protein MQTVTLNNGVEMPILGFGVYQIPDPIECENSVYEAIKAGYRLIDTAAAYVNEEAVGKAIRRSGVPREELFITTKLWVQDHPYEKAKIAFDKSLKNLGLDYLDLYLIHQPFGDVYGAWRAMEELYTEGKIKAIGVCNFQQDRLVDLILNHKVVPALNQVETHPFHQQKEEQKTMVEYNVQHQSWGPLAEAQNDIFNNEVLVPIAKKHNKTVAQVVLRWLIQRDIVAIPKSVRPQRIRENIDIFDFELGREDMQAISTLETKSSVVFDHRDPVIAKFINQHKIG; from the coding sequence ATGCAAACAGTTACATTGAATAACGGCGTTGAAATGCCGATTCTTGGATTTGGTGTTTACCAAATTCCCGACCCGATAGAATGTGAAAATAGTGTATATGAGGCGATAAAGGCAGGCTACCGTTTGATTGATACCGCCGCGGCCTACGTTAACGAGGAGGCCGTTGGAAAAGCGATCCGCCGAAGCGGCGTGCCAAGAGAGGAACTGTTCATCACGACTAAGTTGTGGGTGCAGGATCATCCCTATGAGAAAGCCAAAATTGCATTTGACAAATCTTTGAAAAATCTTGGCCTTGATTATCTCGACCTTTACCTGATTCACCAACCTTTCGGTGATGTGTACGGAGCGTGGCGGGCAATGGAAGAACTGTATACCGAAGGCAAAATCAAGGCCATTGGAGTTTGTAATTTTCAGCAGGACCGTTTGGTCGACCTCATCCTGAACCACAAGGTGGTACCAGCCTTAAATCAAGTGGAAACACACCCGTTTCACCAGCAAAAAGAAGAACAGAAAACGATGGTGGAATACAATGTACAGCACCAATCCTGGGGACCTTTAGCAGAAGCACAAAATGATATATTCAACAATGAAGTGCTCGTGCCTATTGCCAAAAAACACAATAAAACAGTAGCACAAGTTGTTTTGCGCTGGCTTATACAGCGGGACATAGTTGCGATACCAAAATCGGTGCGACCGCAGCGCATCAGGGAAAATATCGATATTTTCGATTTTGAACTTGGTCGCGAGGATATGCAAGCCATCAGTACATTAGAAACAAAATCCAGTGTAGTTTTCGATCATCGCGATCCCGTCATTGCCAAATTCATCAATCAACATAAGATAGGATAG
- a CDS encoding DUF6843 domain-containing protein, translating to MSVYKTGIILIILSWIACLNPYWIIFGGPVFIIGLLIVWFSKIKLKTKLLTTFLPLLLWFPGMLAFVFLASKHMTPETFLIPKGFRGQITLIYNEPCGQTVPKVDGRLIYKIPDNGVMILTNKFETGIIDQEYYFVDNNWNKIEKIPELIQQDFNEDYTLEKNKNEPPRNKVGIFLLGTGSGSTAMNENYEFHMMAVNSWDNFRVQYDGGISDKLIDSLLFQCRKK from the coding sequence ATGAGCGTTTATAAAACGGGAATTATTCTGATTATTTTAAGTTGGATTGCTTGCTTAAATCCTTATTGGATAATATTTGGAGGACCAGTTTTTATAATCGGACTTTTGATAGTATGGTTCTCTAAAATCAAGCTAAAGACAAAATTACTAACGACCTTTTTACCACTGCTACTTTGGTTTCCTGGAATGCTTGCATTCGTCTTTTTAGCTTCAAAGCATATGACACCAGAGACCTTTCTTATTCCTAAAGGCTTTAGAGGTCAAATCACGCTAATTTATAATGAGCCTTGTGGACAGACTGTTCCAAAAGTAGACGGAAGACTGATTTACAAAATTCCAGATAATGGAGTTATGATACTCACAAACAAATTTGAGACTGGTATCATAGACCAAGAGTATTATTTTGTTGATAACAACTGGAACAAAATAGAAAAAATACCGGAACTTATACAGCAAGACTTTAACGAAGACTACACACTTGAAAAGAACAAAAATGAGCCTCCAAGAAATAAGGTCGGTATATTTTTACTTGGGACAGGTAGTGGATCCACTGCAATGAATGAGAATTATGAGTTTCATATGATGGCAGTCAATTCCTGGGACAATTTTAGAGTTCAATACGATGGAGGTATTTCGGACAAATTAATCGACAGCTTATTATTCCAATGCAGGAAAAAATAA
- a CDS encoding AAA family ATPase, with amino-acid sequence MIRKININNFGIYNGFTWDSIRDSGNTLIPLKKVNIFYGRNYSGKTTLSRILRGIETKSISDKYERPDFELTLEGGVLINYTNFQQNNLLIRCFNEDFIKENLKFFIDHETDIIPFAIIGQNTGIEKQIEEIRNLLGSNEEGIETLLYSDLKQRKVDQEVVSSELTKLKGNLNTQLANKATVGADSIKKNYATYGDINYNITKLSKEIGDIANVQLLDLEKKDQCEKLLKEDEKADVSELEVIDCEIETIHSKVKELVMKEILGSDKIQELLENATLNRWAQEGYDLHKDDRDCKCSFCGNSISSERWVALDKHFDEETAKLKKDLLIVASLIENKNTQLSGKKNSISSDLFYSELQTKASSAIDAVKLSLDGVIVELEEYANLIDTRLQSLLRNADFSKTVNISCIQELNSKVSLLNDLIKDNNTLTSKLKDRKENAQKDLRYYEINNFIETINYSGQQALILEKEADLREKERVFIELEEEIRSKESSIDELGRRLNDEEEGANRVNHYLTNYFGHGHLKLQAIKEEKSATKKIRFNIVRNNSIAYHLSEGEISLISFCYFMAKLDDIHTLGSKPIILIDDPISSLDANHIFYLYSVINSELFVKNRFDQIFISTHNLDFLKYLKRLDLSSLQVNKNDRMEHFIINRIGEKSTISLMPSYLKDYVTEFNFLFDQIYKCANAEIVNDENHHLFYNFGNNARKFLEALLFYKYPSRIENQTNNANSKRLLKYFGNDNQAAILTDRVNNELSHLEEIFDRGMQPIDIPEMKKVAQFILDRIEDKDSEQYEALLESIGVSRPAPLALANTGLA; translated from the coding sequence ATGATTAGAAAAATTAACATTAATAATTTTGGTATATATAATGGTTTCACTTGGGATTCAATAAGAGATTCAGGGAATACTCTAATACCATTAAAAAAAGTAAATATATTCTATGGACGAAATTATTCTGGTAAAACAACTCTATCAAGAATACTTCGAGGTATAGAAACTAAGTCTATTTCTGATAAATATGAGAGACCCGACTTCGAGCTGACTCTGGAAGGTGGAGTATTGATAAATTATACCAATTTTCAGCAGAATAATCTGCTGATAAGGTGCTTTAATGAAGATTTTATTAAGGAGAATCTAAAGTTTTTTATTGATCACGAAACGGATATAATTCCGTTTGCTATTATAGGACAAAATACAGGAATTGAGAAACAAATAGAAGAGATTAGAAATCTATTAGGTAGTAATGAAGAGGGAATAGAGACACTCTTATATAGTGATTTAAAACAAAGAAAGGTCGACCAAGAGGTAGTCTCTTCAGAGTTGACAAAATTAAAGGGTAATTTGAATACTCAGTTAGCAAACAAAGCTACAGTAGGGGCAGATAGCATCAAAAAGAACTATGCTACTTATGGTGATATCAACTATAATATTACAAAACTGAGTAAGGAGATTGGAGATATTGCTAATGTTCAATTGCTTGATTTAGAGAAGAAAGACCAATGTGAAAAGCTTTTGAAAGAGGACGAAAAGGCGGATGTTTCTGAATTGGAAGTTATTGATTGCGAAATAGAGACTATTCATAGCAAAGTAAAAGAACTCGTTATGAAAGAAATTCTCGGTAGCGATAAGATACAAGAACTTCTCGAAAATGCTACACTTAATAGATGGGCACAAGAAGGATATGATTTACATAAGGATGACAGAGATTGTAAATGTTCATTTTGTGGTAATTCTATTTCGTCTGAACGCTGGGTAGCTCTCGATAAGCATTTTGATGAAGAGACTGCAAAGTTGAAGAAAGATTTATTAATAGTCGCTTCCTTAATAGAGAATAAGAATACTCAATTATCCGGTAAAAAGAACTCAATATCTTCAGATTTGTTTTATAGCGAATTGCAAACGAAAGCCTCTTCAGCAATAGATGCCGTAAAATTAAGCTTAGATGGTGTTATTGTCGAATTAGAAGAATATGCTAACTTAATAGATACTCGATTGCAATCATTACTGAGGAATGCTGATTTTTCGAAAACAGTTAATATTAGTTGTATACAGGAATTAAATTCCAAAGTATCCTTATTAAATGACTTAATAAAAGATAACAATACTTTGACCAGTAAGCTAAAAGACCGAAAGGAAAATGCTCAAAAGGATTTAAGATATTACGAGATTAATAATTTTATTGAAACTATAAACTATTCGGGACAGCAAGCTCTGATTCTTGAAAAAGAGGCAGATTTACGGGAAAAAGAAAGAGTATTTATCGAGTTAGAAGAAGAAATACGAAGTAAAGAAAGTAGTATAGATGAATTAGGGCGGAGATTAAACGATGAGGAAGAAGGAGCGAATAGAGTAAATCACTATCTTACTAATTATTTCGGACATGGACACCTTAAGTTACAGGCTATTAAAGAGGAAAAAAGTGCAACGAAGAAAATTAGATTTAATATCGTCAGAAACAATAGTATAGCATATCACCTTAGTGAGGGCGAGATTTCTTTAATCTCATTTTGCTATTTTATGGCAAAACTTGATGATATTCACACTTTAGGAAGTAAACCAATAATTCTAATAGATGACCCAATATCCAGTTTGGACGCTAATCACATATTTTATTTGTATAGCGTTATCAATTCTGAGCTGTTTGTAAAGAATAGATTTGATCAAATATTTATATCAACTCATAATCTAGATTTTCTTAAATACTTGAAGAGGTTAGATTTGTCTTCCCTGCAAGTAAATAAAAATGATAGAATGGAGCATTTTATTATAAATCGAATAGGAGAGAAGAGTACTATATCCCTTATGCCTTCATATCTCAAAGATTATGTTACTGAATTTAACTTTTTGTTTGATCAAATTTATAAATGTGCAAATGCAGAAATTGTAAACGATGAGAACCATCATCTTTTTTACAATTTCGGTAATAATGCTCGTAAATTTTTGGAGGCCTTGCTTTTTTACAAGTACCCATCTAGAATAGAAAATCAAACTAATAATGCTAATTCAAAGCGTTTATTAAAATATTTTGGGAATGACAATCAAGCCGCTATTTTAACAGACCGTGTTAATAACGAATTGTCTCATCTTGAAGAGATATTTGATCGGGGTATGCAACCCATCGATATACCAGAAATGAAAAAAGTTGCTCAGTTTATATTAGATAGGATTGAGGATAAAGATTCCGAACAATACGAAGCATTGTTAGAAAGCATAGGTGTAAGTAGACCTGCACCATTAGCTCTAGCTAATACTGGGTTAGCCTAA
- a CDS encoding ABC-three component system protein, producing MTDSASGSIAGFLFQFEKALVLLATLDNTKDVVSIEQVDDVAVQNEDDLVLVTIQSKHSISPNGTTFQDTSRSLWRTLEIWIQKVELGVFDDTTKFICSTNRKIADNSLLRKIETNDFDKVLEEIKLLLTDQKEKLKKSKSTNKGAGSSIKQTITLIEFVLSREDSFRKVKENLVIEDQEVLKERFLIAIHMSTNNYNNVRKDLVFEAMYGWIVNASKAKWMQGTKIPASFSKKEFDSKLSYVTTNPAIINAIFRKKSDLGTIDEKVLAHLKKELFVKQITDIDRNEKSKQRIIELAVNDFIYHEIEMSHIVKGGEFTEPDFVEFQQVCKHKWQSHYDTVVRKELDEYNDNEKNDMAIDIFDKLMNEIVVHFQDGISFNSSNSYVRNGTFLKLSNIPEIGWHPDWESKYK from the coding sequence ATGACTGATTCCGCTTCAGGCTCAATTGCTGGATTTCTTTTTCAATTTGAGAAAGCACTAGTTTTATTGGCGACGCTAGACAATACTAAGGATGTGGTTTCAATTGAACAAGTTGACGACGTCGCTGTTCAAAACGAGGACGACCTTGTACTAGTCACTATTCAATCAAAACATAGTATATCTCCGAACGGGACAACCTTCCAAGATACTAGTAGGTCGTTATGGAGAACCTTAGAGATATGGATTCAGAAAGTTGAATTAGGGGTGTTTGATGATACTACAAAATTTATCTGTTCTACTAATAGGAAAATAGCAGATAATTCACTTTTGCGTAAAATTGAAACCAACGACTTTGATAAAGTTTTAGAGGAAATAAAGTTGCTATTAACTGACCAAAAAGAAAAGCTTAAAAAATCGAAAAGTACTAATAAGGGTGCAGGCTCATCGATAAAGCAAACAATAACGCTTATAGAGTTTGTGCTGTCTAGAGAAGATAGCTTTAGGAAAGTTAAAGAAAATCTTGTTATTGAGGATCAAGAAGTATTAAAGGAAAGATTTCTTATAGCCATACACATGAGTACTAATAATTATAACAACGTAAGAAAAGACCTTGTTTTTGAAGCGATGTATGGATGGATTGTAAACGCTAGTAAGGCTAAGTGGATGCAGGGGACTAAAATTCCTGCATCTTTTTCAAAGAAAGAATTTGATTCAAAACTATCTTACGTTACAACAAATCCTGCAATAATCAACGCGATTTTTAGGAAAAAGAGTGATTTGGGAACAATAGATGAAAAAGTACTTGCTCATCTCAAAAAGGAGCTGTTTGTAAAACAAATTACGGATATTGATCGAAACGAAAAGTCAAAACAAAGAATTATCGAGCTGGCTGTGAATGATTTTATATATCATGAAATCGAGATGTCGCACATAGTAAAAGGAGGTGAATTTACAGAACCAGATTTTGTGGAATTTCAGCAAGTGTGTAAGCATAAATGGCAAAGTCACTATGATACTGTTGTTAGAAAAGAACTTGATGAATATAATGATAATGAGAAAAATGATATGGCAATAGATATCTTCGATAAACTGATGAATGAAATTGTTGTTCATTTTCAGGATGGAATTTCATTCAATTCCTCAAATAGTTATGTACGTAATGGAACCTTTTTAAAACTGTCAAACATTCCAGAAATTGGTTGGCATCCTGATTGGGAATCTAAATATAAGTAA
- a CDS encoding three component ABC system middle component, giving the protein MGEDNYYPTEEAYNLFELMQNDALGVIAVHSFTLGYHNIAKNKESELKFPKLDYLFFVLPIVYNYSAMLSFLNSNELYTALIKEHSIILGLQERAYKMSKQTFDALNMAFSKKILSIDKDNGTIILLKPYTSKKLVLSISSNNSFDSVKQIQDSAYKLGSVFAKKHEKNIQSSLNIRF; this is encoded by the coding sequence ATGGGGGAAGATAATTATTATCCTACTGAGGAAGCCTATAATCTTTTTGAATTAATGCAAAATGATGCTCTTGGTGTAATAGCTGTTCACAGCTTTACCTTGGGGTATCACAACATAGCGAAAAATAAAGAAAGTGAACTAAAATTTCCTAAACTTGATTACCTATTTTTTGTGTTACCTATTGTCTATAATTATTCAGCGATGTTGAGTTTCTTAAATTCCAATGAGTTATATACAGCTTTAATCAAAGAACATTCTATAATCCTAGGGCTTCAGGAAAGAGCATACAAAATGTCTAAACAGACTTTTGACGCTCTTAATATGGCTTTCAGTAAAAAAATTTTGAGTATTGATAAAGATAATGGTACAATAATTCTGCTTAAACCGTATACAAGCAAGAAACTGGTACTATCTATATCTTCAAATAATTCCTTTGATAGTGTGAAGCAGATTCAAGATAGTGCATATAAGTTGGGAAGTGTTTTTGCTAAAAAGCATGAGAAAAATATACAGAGTAGTCTAAATATCAGGTTTTAA